Proteins encoded by one window of Streptomyces sp. ALI-76-A:
- a CDS encoding DUF2637 domain-containing protein — translation MEEQLPRATPTARDETSVNTPPAGTPLWNLQELTAELPPLKRLRRGHRKVRERKRLSALQVTSCLIATLAAVIASAVSFFSGMAAYAPLRVIATSRVQSGIVAWWPLLVYGPWLVASLSVLRAALHQRRAVHSWCMILLFSSIAILLCVDQAPKTLLGITAAALPGLAALACFQQAVRQITMTRAPRRTMRRHRSRRSPLHDPSAEEPTGTDVSAP, via the coding sequence ATGGAGGAGCAGCTCCCAAGAGCCACCCCCACGGCTCGCGACGAGACATCGGTCAATACCCCGCCCGCTGGCACGCCCCTATGGAACCTCCAGGAACTCACGGCGGAGCTACCGCCCCTGAAAAGACTTCGCCGAGGTCATCGTAAGGTTCGTGAACGCAAGCGCCTGAGCGCGCTCCAAGTAACCAGCTGCCTCATCGCCACGCTGGCGGCAGTCATCGCCTCCGCAGTGAGTTTTTTCAGCGGGATGGCTGCTTACGCTCCCTTGCGCGTCATTGCCACTTCCCGCGTGCAGAGTGGCATCGTGGCATGGTGGCCCCTACTGGTGTACGGGCCTTGGCTGGTTGCGTCGCTCTCCGTCCTCCGCGCCGCACTGCATCAGCGCCGCGCCGTGCACTCCTGGTGCATGATCCTCCTTTTTTCATCGATTGCGATTCTTTTGTGTGTCGATCAGGCGCCCAAAACTCTCCTCGGCATCACAGCAGCCGCCCTGCCGGGACTCGCTGCTCTCGCGTGCTTTCAGCAAGCCGTCCGCCAGATCACCATGACACGGGCACCCCGACGGACGATGCGCCGCCATCGCTCGAGGCGCTCCCCACTGCATGACCCCTCTGCCGAGGAACCGACGGGTACCGACGTCTCAGCACCATGA
- a CDS encoding tyrosinase family protein yields the protein MVYTRKNVSTLTPSERRRFVAALIELKRRGEYDEYVRMHMQYSVPDGEGGLRAAHMTPSFLPWHRRLLLDMEGALRRVDESVSLPYWDWTRDRTSTAVPWTEDLLGGTGRRSDRQVMTGPFAYQHGQWTIKEGVTDAEYLMRDLSRSRNPIALPTARELKTTLADPVYDTPPWNSTSAKGFRNKLEGWGQGSGAVSWRNHNRVHRWVGGHMATGASVNDPVFWMHHAFVDLVWSRWQLMHRGARYLPAKPPGPGDAQRGRIVARHEKMPPWGVTPEELEDHSTVYRYV from the coding sequence ATGGTGTACACGCGTAAGAACGTCAGCACGCTCACCCCTTCCGAGCGGCGCCGGTTCGTCGCCGCGCTCATCGAGCTCAAACGCCGCGGCGAGTACGACGAGTACGTGCGCATGCACATGCAGTACTCGGTTCCTGACGGCGAGGGCGGGCTGCGCGCGGCCCACATGACACCCTCCTTCCTGCCGTGGCACCGCAGGTTGCTGCTGGACATGGAGGGGGCGCTGCGCCGCGTCGACGAGTCGGTGTCCCTGCCGTACTGGGACTGGACGCGCGACCGCACATCGACGGCCGTACCGTGGACCGAGGACCTGCTCGGCGGCACCGGGCGGCGTTCCGACCGGCAGGTCATGACCGGCCCCTTCGCCTACCAGCACGGCCAGTGGACCATCAAAGAGGGGGTTACCGACGCCGAGTACCTCATGCGCGACCTGAGCCGCTCCCGGAACCCCATCGCCCTGCCCACGGCCAGGGAGCTGAAGACGACCCTTGCCGATCCGGTCTACGACACGCCCCCCTGGAACTCCACGTCCGCCAAAGGGTTCCGCAACAAGCTGGAGGGGTGGGGGCAGGGGAGCGGCGCCGTGTCGTGGCGCAACCACAACCGGGTCCACCGATGGGTCGGCGGCCACATGGCGACCGGCGCCTCCGTCAACGACCCCGTCTTCTGGATGCACCATGCCTTCGTCGACCTCGTGTGGTCTCGCTGGCAGCTGATGCATCGAGGTGCCCGCTATCTCCCGGCGAAGCCGCCCGGCCCGGGGGACGCCCAGCGCGGCCGGATCGTCGCGCGGCACGAGAAGATGCCGCCGTGGGGCGTGACACCGGAGGAACTGGAGGACCACAGCACTGTCTACCGGTACGTGTAG
- a CDS encoding tyrosinase cofactor, with protein sequence MVLRGLFAAAAGVALAPVLAASGSPERARFDETYRGRRIVGVRDDAERPGGDVSRAWHVTVDGRPLHLMRRVDGSWMTMIDHYQSYPTPLAAARAAVDELGPTARLDVRDGSGSHMDDSGTPSGGQVTQGDHRHGVHA encoded by the coding sequence CTGGTGCTGCGGGGGTTGTTCGCGGCGGCGGCCGGGGTGGCGCTCGCGCCGGTCCTGGCCGCGTCGGGCTCTCCGGAAAGGGCGCGGTTCGACGAGACATATCGCGGACGGCGCATCGTCGGCGTCAGGGACGACGCCGAGCGGCCCGGGGGCGACGTCTCCCGCGCGTGGCACGTCACCGTGGACGGGCGACCACTGCACCTGATGCGTCGCGTGGACGGCAGTTGGATGACCATGATCGACCACTACCAGTCGTATCCGACGCCGCTCGCCGCGGCGCGCGCGGCTGTGGACGAACTCGGCCCCACCGCGCGGTTGGACGTCAGGGACGGAAGCGGCAGTCACATGGACGACAGCGGCACGCCGAGCGGCGGCCAGGTGACACAGGGGGATCATCGCCATGGTGTACACGCGTAA
- a CDS encoding DUF3344 domain-containing protein gives MRNSLTPLVRRATVGALALAGIWAPSGALAVAPAAPPSPEAGRLAFAQRYQDLQHGGIVRAANVSISCRTARPVRGSQPSTARSCPATRAGGTGVNGDFDMAYVDVDKDPNTYNSSRAEVRLPKGSRVSYARLYWGGNLRVGEQKPPKDNGRVLVAEPGGKYREVLADTVVGHRVAHGADAFQASANVTRLVRESGPGLYTVAQVNVAMGRSAAGAWGGWTLVVAYENAAQPLRHLAVWDGFDALKSGAGQEIRLRGLRFPAGAGGRAGLVTYDGDHGVTGDTLTLTTTRTHSAPPTRRTTVTALANAGNSRDDVLNSTISEPGTAQPRRVPAYARTLGYDSDVFDLGSGLRYGGDRLAFRFVSQRDVAWAGVLFVAVDAQQ, from the coding sequence ATGCGCAATTCCCTCACCCCCCTGGTGCGCCGTGCGACGGTGGGCGCCCTCGCCCTCGCCGGCATCTGGGCCCCCTCAGGTGCCCTGGCGGTCGCGCCTGCCGCGCCGCCGTCGCCGGAGGCGGGCCGTCTCGCGTTCGCCCAGCGGTACCAGGACCTCCAGCACGGCGGCATCGTCCGCGCGGCCAACGTCTCCATCAGCTGCCGGACGGCACGGCCGGTCCGCGGGTCACAGCCGTCGACGGCGCGTTCCTGCCCGGCCACGCGCGCGGGCGGGACCGGAGTGAACGGCGACTTCGACATGGCCTACGTCGATGTCGACAAGGACCCGAACACCTACAACTCCTCCCGTGCGGAGGTCCGTCTGCCCAAGGGCTCACGGGTCAGCTACGCACGGCTGTACTGGGGTGGCAACCTCCGCGTCGGCGAGCAGAAGCCGCCGAAGGACAATGGGCGGGTGCTGGTCGCCGAACCAGGCGGGAAGTACCGGGAGGTCCTCGCGGACACGGTCGTCGGCCACCGCGTGGCGCATGGTGCGGACGCCTTCCAGGCCTCGGCGAACGTCACGAGGCTGGTCCGGGAGAGCGGGCCGGGTCTGTACACCGTGGCGCAGGTCAACGTGGCGATGGGCAGGTCGGCGGCCGGCGCGTGGGGTGGCTGGACGCTGGTGGTGGCGTACGAGAACGCGGCGCAGCCGCTGCGCCACCTCGCGGTCTGGGACGGCTTCGACGCACTGAAATCCGGCGCGGGGCAGGAGATCCGGTTGCGCGGGCTACGCTTCCCGGCGGGCGCGGGCGGCCGTGCGGGCCTGGTGACGTACGACGGAGACCACGGCGTAACCGGCGACACGCTCACCCTCACGACCACCCGCACACACTCCGCCCCTCCGACCCGCCGGACCACGGTCACCGCCCTCGCCAACGCCGGCAATTCCCGCGACGACGTCCTGAACTCCACGATCAGTGAACCCGGGACGGCCCAGCCGCGGCGTGTACCGGCGTACGCCCGAACCCTCGGCTACGACTCCGATGTGTTCGACCTCGGATCAGGCTTGCGGTACGGCGGTGACCGGTTGGCCTTCCGATTCGTTTCGCAGCGGGACGTGGCCTGGGCCGGCGTGCTCTTCGTCGCCGTCGACGCGCAGCAGTGA
- a CDS encoding glycosyltransferase — MHPSPSDPRPRVLHITQPVNGGVARVVTDLVRAQLAAGLAVTVVCPDGALTTGLRPLGADVRHWHATRTPGPSLVREVRHLVRVIDDVRPHLVHAHSAKAGLAGRLAVRGRIPTVFQPHAWSFEAVGGATSALALAWERWGARWASRVMCVSEAERTTGVRAGISGRWSVIPNGVDLQHFRPAPAGTVRAGLSPLREVDPDAPLVVCVGRLCRQKGQDVLLTAWSSIARRVPGARLVLVGDGPDLDQLRARAPRSVLFAGAVADAVTWYQAADLVVLPSRWEGMALAPLEAMACGRPVVVTDVDGARESLPGALAARCLVPPENPTVLARAVTELLLDPLVRESLGRRGRRYVLSSHDVRHTTEAVVDVYRDLISLRPAPRVAPPEHRESIHS, encoded by the coding sequence ATGCATCCGTCACCGTCCGACCCTCGACCACGTGTCCTGCACATCACCCAGCCCGTGAACGGGGGAGTCGCCCGCGTCGTGACGGACCTGGTACGGGCGCAGCTCGCGGCCGGTCTGGCCGTCACGGTGGTCTGTCCCGACGGCGCGCTCACCACCGGACTCCGGCCGCTGGGCGCGGACGTACGGCACTGGCACGCGACGCGGACACCGGGGCCGTCGCTCGTGCGGGAGGTACGACACCTCGTCCGTGTGATCGACGACGTACGCCCCCACCTGGTGCACGCGCACAGCGCGAAGGCCGGGCTCGCCGGGCGGCTCGCCGTGCGGGGGCGCATCCCCACCGTGTTCCAGCCTCACGCCTGGTCGTTCGAGGCCGTCGGCGGGGCCACCTCGGCGCTCGCGCTGGCGTGGGAGCGGTGGGGGGCGCGTTGGGCCTCCCGCGTGATGTGCGTGAGCGAGGCGGAGCGCACGACCGGCGTGCGGGCCGGGATCAGTGGGCGGTGGAGTGTCATCCCCAACGGCGTCGACCTGCAGCACTTCCGCCCCGCCCCGGCCGGCACCGTACGGGCCGGGCTGAGCCCGTTGCGCGAGGTCGATCCCGACGCCCCGCTCGTCGTCTGTGTGGGGCGGCTGTGCCGGCAGAAGGGGCAGGACGTCCTGCTGACAGCGTGGAGTTCCATCGCCCGCAGGGTGCCCGGCGCGCGTCTCGTCCTGGTCGGCGACGGGCCGGACCTGGACCAGCTCCGGGCGCGTGCGCCGAGGTCCGTGCTGTTCGCGGGAGCCGTCGCCGACGCGGTCACCTGGTACCAGGCCGCCGATCTCGTCGTTCTGCCGTCCCGTTGGGAGGGCATGGCGCTCGCCCCGCTGGAGGCGATGGCCTGCGGGCGGCCGGTGGTGGTCACCGACGTCGACGGTGCCCGCGAGAGCCTGCCCGGTGCGCTCGCCGCCCGCTGCCTGGTCCCGCCGGAGAACCCGACCGTGCTGGCCAGGGCCGTCACCGAACTGCTGCTCGACCCGCTGGTGCGTGAGTCGCTCGGCCGCCGGGGGCGCCGGTACGTCCTGTCCTCGCACGACGTGCGGCACACCACCGAGGCGGTCGTGGACGTCTATCGCGACCTGATCAGCCTGCGGCCCGCACCACGCGTCGCGCCCCCAGAGCATAGGGAGTCCATCCACTCGTGA
- a CDS encoding exopolysaccharide biosynthesis polyprenyl glycosylphosphotransferase — translation MTAESALSSPGTQARDHRFPPVSVMPPRGAARGSRFTARRPPARPASPMPLLVADGTAALLGALTLTGAQFRPLPPALLVAASLLLRPRRVRPSAPGVLDELPAVCGRTAVAWLTLAALVAAYRPDQALSARALLVGFVVQAAASCALRGTVHARRRAALLSHPHTALVIGPAATAQRVATAVLRHPQCGVRPVGIVAERQDGAEGLPVLTTGEEVERAVVQNGVRAVLAVHPSVRTQKGPLLRALAEWGCVVWEVDAESPSYAAQERLAGFSCRRLEMAASRRGSAAKRTLDVLVSGTLLLLVSPLLLVCAVALRISDGPGVVFRQERIGKGGKPFTLLKFRTHRPVDEHEAATRWSVANEHEMRAFCRMLRRTSLDELLQLWNVLRGDMSLVGPRPERPYFVAQFSRTHPGYAARHRLRTGITGLAQIHGLRGDTSIEDRCRFDNVYIDNWSLWQDVCILLRTAATLVRPTGS, via the coding sequence GTGACCGCGGAAAGCGCCCTCTCCTCCCCCGGCACACAGGCCCGGGATCACCGGTTCCCGCCCGTCTCCGTCATGCCGCCTCGCGGCGCCGCCCGGGGTTCACGGTTCACCGCCCGCAGGCCGCCCGCGCGGCCGGCCTCGCCGATGCCCCTGCTCGTCGCGGACGGCACGGCCGCCCTGCTGGGCGCCCTGACACTGACGGGGGCCCAGTTCCGTCCGCTCCCGCCGGCCCTGCTGGTGGCCGCGTCGCTGTTGCTGCGTCCACGCCGTGTGCGCCCGTCGGCACCGGGGGTCCTGGACGAACTGCCCGCCGTCTGTGGCCGGACCGCGGTGGCCTGGTTGACGCTCGCGGCGCTCGTGGCGGCGTACCGGCCGGACCAGGCGCTGTCCGCCCGCGCCCTGCTGGTGGGCTTCGTCGTGCAGGCGGCGGCGAGCTGCGCGCTGCGCGGCACCGTGCACGCGAGACGGCGCGCGGCACTGCTGAGCCACCCGCACACCGCGCTCGTCATCGGCCCGGCGGCGACCGCGCAGCGCGTGGCCACCGCCGTGCTGCGGCATCCGCAGTGCGGGGTGCGGCCGGTGGGGATCGTGGCCGAACGGCAGGACGGCGCCGAGGGCCTGCCGGTGCTGACGACCGGTGAGGAGGTCGAACGGGCGGTCGTGCAGAACGGCGTGCGCGCGGTGCTGGCCGTCCACCCCTCGGTGCGGACCCAAAAGGGGCCGCTGCTGCGCGCGCTGGCCGAGTGGGGCTGCGTGGTGTGGGAGGTCGACGCCGAGTCCCCGTCGTACGCGGCGCAGGAGCGGCTGGCCGGGTTCTCCTGTCGGCGCCTGGAGATGGCCGCGTCGCGTCGTGGCAGCGCGGCCAAGCGGACGCTCGACGTCCTGGTGTCGGGGACGCTGCTGCTGCTGGTCAGTCCTCTGTTGCTGGTCTGCGCGGTGGCGCTGCGGATCAGCGACGGGCCGGGCGTGGTGTTCCGGCAGGAGCGCATCGGCAAGGGCGGAAAGCCCTTCACCCTGCTGAAGTTCCGCACTCACCGTCCGGTCGACGAGCACGAGGCGGCGACCCGGTGGAGCGTGGCGAACGAACACGAGATGCGCGCGTTCTGCCGCATGCTGCGGCGCACCTCGCTCGACGAGCTGCTCCAGCTGTGGAACGTGCTCCGGGGCGACATGAGCCTGGTCGGTCCGCGGCCCGAACGCCCCTACTTCGTCGCGCAGTTCAGCCGTACCCACCCCGGCTACGCGGCCCGTCACCGCTTGCGGACCGGCATCACCGGCCTCGCCCAGATCCATGGGCTGCGCGGCGACACGTCCATCGAGGACCGCTGCCGCTTCGACAACGTCTACATCGACAACTGGTCGCTGTGGCAGGACGTCTGCATCCTGTTGCGCACCGCGGCCACGCTCGTGCGTCCGACGGGGAGCTGA
- a CDS encoding O-antigen ligase family protein produces the protein MSLALTPLARRGALLTPVLPVVAVLAVLALPLPPSGDAGPGPADAVSGLVVLYCAIRLLRERRRALSRTAAVVLGLPVIGLALAATGAYSPEAGIAGMGRYLQIFVLVPAAVLLLIRDRGDFRLLTWAFVGLALVQGAFGVHQYVTRTGASYQGEPIRAVGTFGPQDVMGMATVVAIGLVCALGLALGRTSVRQRGVAALCALALLLPLALSFSRGAWIATAVTCAVQLVLAGLRRALKVAAAVAAAGVVLVGGLGAGSAVLQERIDSIGQVTDAPDQSVVDRYTMWAAATDMWREHPLTGVGLKGFPEYRDGYASPALSSFSDTEGAGAAYRRQPLLSPHSMYLLVLSEQGLIGLLALTGSWLALLVCGLRALVRARGPDAHGLDCALVACGLLVWKLTDFVYADIGGPATVLTAVCFGLVAWWALAGSGDPEAVTPVPVGGSAEKAMAR, from the coding sequence GTGAGCCTCGCACTGACGCCGCTCGCGCGCCGGGGTGCCCTCCTGACGCCGGTACTGCCCGTGGTGGCCGTGCTCGCCGTGCTGGCGCTGCCGCTGCCCCCGAGCGGCGACGCCGGCCCGGGTCCCGCCGACGCGGTGTCCGGGCTCGTGGTGCTGTACTGCGCGATCCGCCTCCTGCGGGAGCGGCGGCGAGCCCTGTCACGTACCGCTGCCGTGGTGCTGGGCCTGCCGGTCATCGGGCTGGCGCTCGCCGCCACGGGGGCGTACTCGCCCGAGGCCGGGATCGCCGGAATGGGCCGGTATCTGCAGATCTTCGTGCTCGTGCCGGCGGCGGTCCTGCTGCTGATCCGCGACCGGGGCGACTTCCGTCTGTTGACCTGGGCGTTCGTGGGCCTCGCGCTCGTGCAGGGGGCCTTCGGAGTGCACCAGTACGTCACCCGGACCGGCGCCTCCTACCAGGGCGAGCCGATCCGGGCGGTCGGCACGTTCGGGCCGCAGGACGTGATGGGCATGGCAACAGTGGTCGCCATCGGCCTGGTGTGCGCGCTCGGTCTCGCGCTCGGGCGGACGTCCGTACGGCAGCGGGGAGTCGCCGCCCTGTGCGCGCTGGCGCTGCTGCTGCCGCTCGCGCTGTCCTTCAGCCGGGGCGCGTGGATCGCCACGGCCGTGACCTGTGCGGTGCAACTGGTGCTGGCCGGACTGCGACGCGCGCTGAAGGTGGCCGCGGCCGTGGCCGCCGCGGGCGTGGTGCTGGTGGGCGGTCTCGGTGCCGGCTCGGCGGTGCTCCAGGAGCGGATCGACAGCATCGGGCAGGTCACCGACGCCCCCGACCAGTCCGTCGTCGACCGTTACACGATGTGGGCGGCCGCCACCGACATGTGGCGCGAGCACCCGCTGACCGGCGTCGGGTTGAAGGGCTTCCCCGAATACCGGGACGGGTACGCCTCGCCGGCTCTGTCGTCGTTCAGCGACACGGAGGGCGCGGGGGCCGCGTACCGGAGGCAGCCGCTGCTGTCGCCGCACAGCATGTACCTGCTGGTGCTGAGCGAGCAGGGCCTGATCGGGTTGCTGGCACTCACCGGGAGCTGGCTGGCGCTGCTGGTGTGCGGGCTGCGGGCGTTGGTGCGGGCCCGCGGGCCGGATGCGCACGGCCTCGACTGCGCTCTGGTCGCCTGCGGGTTGCTGGTCTGGAAACTCACCGACTTCGTGTACGCCGATATCGGCGGCCCGGCCACCGTGCTGACCGCCGTGTGCTTCGGGCTGGTGGCCTGGTGGGCGCTGGCCGGGAGCGGCGATCCGGAGGCTGTGACGCCGGTTCCGGTGGGCGGGAGCGCGGAGAAGGCCATGGCGCGATGA